The following coding sequences are from one Nicotiana tabacum cultivar K326 chromosome 1, ASM71507v2, whole genome shotgun sequence window:
- the LOC107775332 gene encoding uncharacterized protein LOC107775332, with the protein MDSSLTGKQFQDVERLEKFNGMNYKRWSMKMMYQLTIAKVYYVLTCSYPQDGKADGQLSDSQQKWLEDNFVCRSMILNAMSNALFSVFHKCYPSYELWAAISRRYVTEDAGNRSFLINKYIDFKMDDSKPFIDQVNELNKIASQCADVGESITEIFQVSTIIGKLPPSWKDYQMKLKHKTKSLNLDQLLQHIQIEYEARNRDLLVYNGKDKVHNIENSTSS; encoded by the coding sequence ATGGACTCTTCTTTGACGGGCAAACAATTCCAAGATGTGGAGAGGCTTGAAAAGTTCAATGGGATGAACTACAAGCGTTGGAGTATGAAGATGATGTATCAATTGACGATTGCGAAAGTTTACTATGTCTTGACTTGTTCATATCCACAAGATGGAAAAGCAGATGGGCAGCTTTCGGACTCGCAACAAAAATGGCTTGAAGATAATTTTGTGTGCCGCTCAATGATCCTGAATGCAATGAGTAATGCCCTCTTCAGTGTGTTTCACAAGTGCTACCCTTCATATGAGTTGTGGGCTGCCATCTCGCGAAGGTATGTAACAGAAGATGCTGGAAATAGATCCTTCTTAATTAACAAGTATATTGATTTTAAGATGGATGATTCCAAACCTTTTATTGATCAAgtaaatgaattaaataaaattgcCTCTCAATGTGCTGATGTGGGTGAGTCAATTACTGAGATTTTTCAAGTTTCTACTATTATTGGTAAACTTCCTCCTTCTTGGAAAGATTATCAGATGAAATTAAAGCACAAGACTAAGTCTCTAAATTTGGATCAATTACTTCAGCATATTCAAATTGAGTATGAGGCTAGAAATAGAGATTTGCTTGTTTATAATGGAAAGGATAAAGTGCATAATATTGAAAATTCCACATCCTCCTAA